The following coding sequences are from one Candidatus Equadaptatus faecalis window:
- a CDS encoding RsmB/NOP family class I SAM-dependent RNA methyltransferase, producing the protein MEFLREILERQYGEETAGEIFSGLSCNRAVTLRANLLKSGAEEIAQTLVSAGIEFENAAWSREAFILKNARESAVWELPEYKEGKIYLQSLSSMLPPIVLNPQAGEDILDMAAAPGGKTTQLAALSANKAHVTACERNKIRAEKLKFNLARQGANSVYVMVQDARRLDNFLSFDKVLLDAPCSGSGILNLSGGKLPEGFTEEFVSKSAALQFSLLKKAAGLVKKGGELVYSTCSVLESENEDNVLKILDSGFEIVPISFEGMETIPSLPSKISGALCVKPTEFYEGFFVCKMRKVQTGRGIKC; encoded by the coding sequence TTGGAATTTCTGCGCGAAATTCTTGAACGACAGTACGGGGAAGAAACGGCCGGAGAAATTTTCAGCGGTCTGTCATGTAACCGTGCCGTCACGCTCCGCGCCAATCTGCTGAAAAGCGGCGCGGAAGAAATTGCGCAGACGCTTGTGTCAGCCGGAATTGAATTTGAGAATGCCGCGTGGAGCAGGGAAGCGTTCATTCTAAAAAATGCGCGTGAAAGCGCCGTATGGGAACTTCCTGAATACAAGGAAGGAAAAATATATCTGCAAAGCCTTTCCTCAATGCTTCCGCCGATAGTTCTTAATCCTCAGGCAGGTGAAGACATACTGGATATGGCGGCAGCCCCCGGGGGAAAAACAACGCAGCTTGCGGCGCTTTCGGCGAACAAGGCTCACGTTACGGCGTGCGAGCGCAATAAAATCCGTGCTGAAAAGCTTAAATTCAACCTTGCAAGGCAGGGCGCAAACTCCGTGTACGTAATGGTGCAGGACGCAAGGCGGCTTGATAATTTCCTTTCGTTTGACAAGGTACTGCTTGACGCGCCGTGCAGTGGAAGCGGAATCCTGAATTTAAGCGGCGGAAAACTGCCTGAAGGCTTCACTGAGGAATTTGTTTCAAAAAGCGCGGCGCTTCAGTTTTCACTGCTGAAAAAAGCGGCGGGGCTTGTGAAAAAAGGCGGGGAACTTGTCTATTCCACCTGCTCCGTGCTTGAAAGCGAAAACGAAGACAATGTGCTGAAAATTTTGGACAGCGGATTTGAAATTGTTCCCATATCATTTGAAGGCATGGAAACAATACCCTCTCTTCCGTCAAAAATCAGCGGCGCTCTGTGCGTAAAGCCGACAGAGTTTTACGAAGGCTTCTTTGTATGTAAAATGAGAAAAGTACAGACAGGCAGGGGAATAAAATGTTAA
- a CDS encoding NAD-dependent malic enzyme: MNYAEESLKMHGQWKGKIEVVSAVKLETKEDLSLAYTPGVAQPCLEIQKDVQKSYDLTRRHNLCLVVTDGSAVLGLGNIGPEAGMPVMEGKCVLFKTFGGVDAFPLCVKSNDVDEIVNTIYMISGSFGGVNLEDIAAPRCFEIEKKLKEKCDIPIFHDDQHGTAIVTLAGLINALKLTGRTKDNVKTVINGAGAAAISITKLLLSYGFKDITLCDRKGAIYEGRDGLNPVKEEIAHLTNKNRTAGGLLEAVKGADVFIGVSAPNVLTTEMVKTMAKDCIIFACANPTPEIFPEDAKAGGAKVIATGRSDYPNQINNVLAFPGVFRGTFDVRASDINEEMKLAAAYAIANLISDEELNEDYIIPAPFDKRVAQTVAKAVAQAAKDSGVARI, encoded by the coding sequence ATGAATTATGCTGAGGAGTCGCTTAAAATGCACGGACAGTGGAAAGGCAAGATAGAAGTCGTTTCCGCAGTAAAGCTTGAAACGAAAGAGGATTTGTCGCTTGCCTATACGCCCGGCGTCGCACAGCCGTGCCTTGAAATTCAGAAGGACGTGCAGAAAAGCTACGACCTGACGCGCAGACACAACCTCTGCCTCGTCGTAACCGATGGAAGCGCGGTGCTGGGGCTTGGAAACATAGGACCTGAAGCTGGAATGCCCGTTATGGAAGGAAAATGTGTGCTTTTCAAAACCTTCGGCGGCGTTGACGCTTTTCCGCTCTGCGTAAAATCAAACGACGTCGACGAAATAGTCAACACGATTTACATGATTTCGGGAAGCTTCGGCGGCGTTAACCTTGAAGACATCGCCGCGCCCCGCTGCTTTGAAATTGAAAAGAAGCTGAAAGAAAAATGCGACATACCCATTTTTCACGACGACCAGCACGGAACGGCAATAGTTACCCTCGCAGGGCTTATCAACGCTCTCAAGCTGACGGGCAGAACCAAAGATAACGTTAAAACAGTGATTAACGGGGCAGGGGCGGCCGCCATTTCTATTACAAAGCTTCTGTTAAGTTATGGCTTTAAAGACATTACGCTCTGCGACAGAAAAGGCGCTATATATGAAGGGCGCGACGGGCTTAACCCTGTCAAGGAAGAAATCGCGCATCTCACGAACAAAAACAGAACAGCCGGCGGACTTTTAGAAGCAGTCAAAGGCGCAGACGTGTTTATTGGCGTTTCGGCGCCGAACGTGCTTACGACGGAAATGGTGAAGACAATGGCGAAAGACTGCATAATCTTTGCCTGCGCCAATCCGACGCCGGAAATTTTCCCGGAAGACGCAAAAGCAGGCGGCGCGAAAGTCATCGCAACCGGCAGAAGCGATTATCCGAACCAGATAAACAACGTTCTCGCTTTCCCCGGCGTATTCAGGGGCACCTTTGACGTACGCGCTTCGGACATCAACGAAGAAATGAAACTCGCCGCCGCTTACGCAATCGCGAACCTTATTTCGGACGAGGAACTTAACGAAGATTACATTATCCCCGCTCCATTCGACAAACGCGTTGCGCAGACGGTCGCAAAAGCCGTTGCACAGGCAGCAAAAGACAGCGGCGTCGCAAGAATATAA